The Candidatus Phaeomarinobacter ectocarpi genome includes a region encoding these proteins:
- the cobS gene encoding cobaltochelatase subunit CobS: MTETTTGNMPTHGPDTEVSAKEVFGFETDLMVPAFKERSDYVPDLDEDYLFNKETTLAILAGFAHNRRVMVQGYHGTGKSTHIEQVAARLNWPCIRINLDSHVSRIDLVGKDAIVLKDGKQVTEFREGILPWALQHPVALVFDEYDAGRPDVMFVIQRILEVSGKLTLLDQNKVMRPHDSFRLFSTTNTIGLGDTSGLYHGTQQINQGQMDRWNIVTTLNYLDHDRETDIVVAKAKHYQTEEGKKTVAAMVRVADLTRNAFMNGDISTVMSPRTVLTWAENAEIFHDVGFGFQVTFLNKCDELERATVAEFYQRCFGEELPQSAANLQIA, translated from the coding sequence ATGACGGAAACCACTACCGGAAATATGCCGACCCACGGTCCAGACACTGAAGTGTCCGCCAAAGAAGTATTCGGCTTCGAGACAGATCTGATGGTCCCTGCCTTCAAGGAGCGCAGCGACTACGTGCCTGATCTGGACGAGGACTACCTCTTCAACAAGGAAACCACGCTGGCGATCCTTGCGGGCTTTGCTCACAACCGCCGCGTCATGGTTCAGGGCTATCACGGCACCGGGAAATCCACCCACATCGAGCAGGTAGCGGCACGTCTGAACTGGCCGTGCATCCGCATCAACCTCGACAGCCATGTCAGCCGTATTGATCTCGTCGGCAAGGACGCCATCGTTCTCAAGGACGGCAAGCAGGTCACCGAATTCCGCGAAGGCATTCTGCCATGGGCGCTTCAGCACCCCGTCGCACTCGTGTTTGACGAGTATGACGCCGGGCGTCCGGACGTGATGTTTGTGATCCAGCGTATTCTGGAAGTTTCCGGCAAGCTGACGCTGCTCGATCAGAACAAGGTCATGCGCCCGCATGACTCCTTCCGCCTGTTCTCCACCACCAACACCATTGGTCTGGGCGATACGTCGGGCCTCTATCACGGCACGCAGCAGATCAACCAGGGCCAGATGGACCGCTGGAACATCGTCACGACCCTGAATTATCTGGATCATGACCGTGAGACGGACATCGTGGTGGCGAAGGCCAAGCATTACCAGACCGAAGAAGGCAAGAAGACCGTTGCGGCCATGGTGCGCGTTGCGGACCTGACGCGTAACGCCTTCATGAATGGCGACATCTCAACCGTGATGAGCCCGCGTACGGTGCTTACATGGGCTGAGAACGCGGAAATTTTCCATGATGTTGGCTTTGGATTCCAAGTGACCTTCCTCAACAAGTGCGATGAGCTGGAACGCGCCACTGTGGCCGAGTTCTATCAGCGCTGCTTTGGCGAGGAACTGCCTCAGTCCGCAGCCAACCTTCAAATCGCATAA
- a CDS encoding BolA family protein: protein MSVAETIQQKLNNALSPTRLDITDDSARHAGHSGAAQAGESHFKVTVVSDAFEGKSRIERHMLVNEALAEELRGPIHMLQIKAITPAEEWQ from the coding sequence ATGAGTGTTGCAGAAACCATCCAGCAAAAACTAAACAATGCGCTTTCGCCGACCCGGCTGGATATCACAGATGACTCCGCCCGGCACGCAGGACATTCCGGCGCAGCCCAGGCGGGCGAATCGCATTTCAAGGTAACCGTCGTGTCTGACGCTTTTGAGGGAAAGTCCCGCATTGAGCGTCACATGTTGGTGAATGAGGCGCTGGCAGAAGAGCTGCGCGGTCCCATCCATATGCTTCAGATCAAGGCGATAACGCCTGCTGAAGAATGGCAATAG
- the rpmB gene encoding 50S ribosomal protein L28: MARRCELTGKGVLTGNNVSHAVNKTRRRFLPNLCNVTLSSDVLGRSVKVRASAAALRSVEHKGGLDAFLAGSREENLSLNLQRMRREIVKAQAAAAA; the protein is encoded by the coding sequence ATGGCTCGCCGCTGCGAACTTACGGGCAAGGGTGTCCTTACGGGCAACAATGTCAGCCACGCGGTCAACAAGACCCGCCGTCGCTTTCTGCCAAATCTCTGCAACGTGACGCTGTCAAGCGACGTGCTCGGCCGGTCAGTGAAGGTGCGCGCCAGTGCTGCAGCGCTTCGCTCCGTTGAGCACAAGGGTGGCCTTGATGCCTTCCTTGCCGGCTCCCGCGAAGAAAACCTGTCGCTGAACCTTCAGCGCATGCGTCGCGAGATTGTCAAAGCGCAGGCAGCTGCTGCGGCCTAA
- a CDS encoding HlyC/CorC family transporter, translating into MSETSILISVGSVFFLLIFSGFFSGSETALTATSRARMHALERDGSKRAGVVNGLIEFRERLIGAILLGNNLVNILASAIATSVFLDLFGEAGVVYATLVMTALVLIFAEVLPKTYAITNPDRMALAVAPLIRIAVFTFAPVTAAVQFIVRRTLRMVGANIEDGAEVLSAHEELRGAIDLHHKEGGMGSHDRHMLGGILDLRDLEVDDVMIHRKNMQALSLDDDPKDIVEQVLASPYTRIPLWEEDPDNIVGVLHAKDLLRALISHDGDPTELDIKGLATEAWFVPETTSLVEQLNAFRRRKSHFALVVDEYGSMMGLVTLEDIIEEIVGEISDEHDVEVKGLRPQPDGTCNVDGTLAVRDLNRALDWELPEEEAITVAGLVIHEAQTIPEVGQTFSFYGYKFQVLRRHRNQVTAIKITPPRKAQVAE; encoded by the coding sequence GTGAGTGAAACATCCATACTGATCTCTGTGGGATCTGTTTTCTTCCTCCTCATCTTTTCTGGATTTTTTTCAGGCTCTGAAACAGCGCTCACAGCGACCAGTCGCGCGCGCATGCACGCCCTTGAACGCGATGGCTCAAAACGCGCCGGCGTCGTCAACGGATTGATAGAGTTTCGCGAACGGCTGATCGGCGCGATCCTGCTGGGCAACAACCTCGTCAATATTCTGGCGTCCGCCATTGCCACCAGTGTCTTTCTCGATCTGTTTGGTGAAGCAGGCGTGGTCTACGCCACTTTGGTCATGACGGCCCTGGTGCTGATCTTCGCTGAGGTGCTGCCAAAGACGTATGCCATTACCAATCCAGACCGTATGGCGCTGGCCGTGGCGCCTCTTATTCGCATCGCCGTATTTACCTTTGCCCCGGTTACGGCTGCCGTGCAGTTCATCGTCCGGCGCACCTTGCGTATGGTTGGTGCGAACATCGAAGACGGTGCAGAAGTGCTGTCTGCTCACGAGGAATTACGCGGCGCCATCGACCTGCACCACAAGGAAGGCGGCATGGGCAGCCATGACCGCCATATGCTCGGTGGGATTCTGGACCTCCGCGATCTGGAGGTGGACGACGTGATGATCCACCGCAAGAACATGCAGGCACTGAGCCTTGACGACGACCCCAAGGACATCGTTGAACAGGTCCTGGCCAGCCCCTACACCCGCATCCCCCTGTGGGAAGAAGATCCCGACAACATCGTCGGCGTTCTCCACGCCAAGGATCTGTTGCGGGCGCTTATTTCTCATGACGGTGACCCCACCGAGCTGGATATCAAAGGCTTGGCGACAGAAGCCTGGTTTGTGCCTGAAACGACCTCACTAGTCGAACAGCTCAACGCCTTCCGTCGGCGCAAATCGCACTTTGCTCTGGTTGTGGATGAGTACGGCAGCATGATGGGTCTTGTGACGCTGGAAGACATCATCGAGGAGATCGTTGGCGAGATTTCCGATGAGCACGATGTGGAAGTCAAAGGCCTGCGCCCGCAGCCCGACGGCACCTGCAATGTGGACGGCACGCTCGCCGTGCGCGACCTGAACCGGGCCCTGGACTGGGAACTGCCAGAAGAGGAAGCCATCACCGTGGCCGGCCTCGTTATCCACGAAGCCCAGACAATCCCTGAGGTTGGCCAGACATTTTCGTTTTATGGCTACAAATTTCAGGTCCTGCGCCGCCACCGCAACCAGGTTACAGCGATCAAGATCACGCCGCCGCGCAAGGCGCAGGTCGCTGAGTAA
- the cobT gene encoding cobaltochelatase subunit CobT: protein MSNTKENPVEPFKRAVTQALRSIAGRDDLTVNFGTEPASLRGTNVRLPLPSRELPDGEVANCRGSADSIALRIAHHDDGTHQQLLPTGGTARAVFEAAETARVEALGANAMKGVANNLTAALEDKCDKRGFSTITDRVDAPIEEVVSMLVREQLTGAQPPDAARNMVDMWRPWVEEKAGEDLAKLNDLCHDQEAFARATRDIIADLDMADELGDTPDQSDEDSDDNEDGDAPGEENVEGGEAEQAEGMSAEQLEMADGEQEDGEEQAVEVEAEDQQVEGEPDDSSEGQQPWRPDGTADNNRGVGYKVYSAANDEVISAEDLCDTEELGRLRQYLDQQLQQMQGVVGRLANRLQRRLQAKQNRTWEFDLEEGMLDAARLSRIVIDPMHPLSFKIEKDMNFRDTVVTLLLDNSGSMRGRPITVAAMCADILARTLERCSVKTEILGFTTRAWKGGQSREHWLSAGKPASPGRLNDLRHIIYKAADAPWRRARRNLGLMMREGLLKENIDGEALIWAHNRLLARPEQRRILMVISDGAPVDDSTLSVNSGNYLERHLREVIEQIETKSPVELIAIGIGHDVTRYYKRAVTIVDAEQLGGAMTEKLAELFEDDPKAMKAPRRSDGMPKVPPQTVPTPKAPPKAVPKAAPAAK, encoded by the coding sequence GTGTCGAACACCAAGGAAAATCCGGTCGAGCCCTTCAAGAGGGCAGTAACCCAGGCGTTGCGCTCCATAGCGGGCCGCGACGACCTGACGGTGAATTTCGGCACTGAGCCTGCCAGCCTGCGCGGCACCAATGTGCGCCTGCCCCTGCCAAGCCGTGAGCTGCCCGATGGAGAAGTCGCTAATTGTCGTGGCTCTGCTGACTCGATAGCCCTGCGCATCGCTCACCATGATGACGGGACACATCAGCAGCTTCTGCCAACCGGCGGCACCGCCCGCGCAGTATTTGAAGCGGCCGAAACCGCACGCGTTGAGGCCCTCGGCGCCAACGCCATGAAGGGTGTCGCCAACAATCTGACGGCAGCCCTTGAAGACAAATGCGACAAGCGCGGCTTTTCAACCATCACCGACCGCGTGGATGCTCCCATTGAAGAAGTGGTGAGCATGCTGGTGCGCGAACAGCTGACCGGCGCACAGCCACCCGACGCCGCCCGCAACATGGTCGACATGTGGCGGCCGTGGGTCGAGGAAAAGGCCGGCGAAGACTTGGCCAAGCTGAACGACCTCTGCCACGACCAGGAAGCGTTCGCCCGCGCCACGCGCGACATCATTGCTGACCTCGACATGGCGGATGAACTCGGCGACACGCCCGATCAATCCGACGAAGACAGCGACGACAACGAAGACGGTGACGCCCCCGGCGAGGAAAATGTCGAGGGCGGCGAAGCCGAGCAGGCCGAAGGCATGTCCGCTGAACAGCTTGAGATGGCTGACGGCGAGCAGGAAGACGGCGAAGAACAGGCCGTTGAGGTGGAGGCCGAAGACCAGCAGGTTGAAGGCGAGCCGGATGACAGCTCGGAGGGCCAGCAGCCATGGCGCCCGGACGGCACCGCCGACAACAATCGCGGTGTCGGCTACAAGGTATATTCTGCGGCCAATGACGAAGTGATTTCAGCCGAAGACCTGTGCGACACCGAGGAGCTTGGCCGCCTGCGCCAGTATCTCGATCAGCAGCTGCAGCAGATGCAGGGCGTCGTTGGACGCCTCGCCAACCGCCTGCAGCGCCGCCTGCAGGCCAAGCAGAACCGCACATGGGAGTTTGACCTTGAGGAAGGCATGCTGGATGCAGCGCGCCTGAGCCGCATCGTCATCGACCCCATGCATCCCCTGTCCTTCAAGATTGAAAAGGACATGAACTTCCGCGACACGGTTGTGACCCTGCTGCTGGACAATTCAGGCTCCATGCGCGGTCGTCCGATCACGGTTGCGGCCATGTGTGCAGATATTCTCGCGCGCACGCTCGAACGGTGCTCGGTCAAAACTGAAATTCTCGGCTTTACGACGCGCGCCTGGAAGGGCGGCCAGTCCCGCGAGCACTGGCTCTCCGCCGGCAAGCCTGCCTCGCCGGGTCGCCTGAATGACCTGCGCCACATCATCTACAAGGCTGCTGACGCCCCCTGGCGGCGCGCACGGCGCAATCTCGGCTTGATGATGCGCGAAGGCCTGCTGAAGGAAAACATCGACGGCGAAGCCCTCATCTGGGCGCATAATCGCCTGCTGGCCCGCCCGGAGCAGCGCCGCATCCTGATGGTCATCTCTGATGGCGCACCTGTGGATGACAGCACTCTGTCCGTGAACTCCGGCAACTATCTTGAGCGTCACCTGCGTGAGGTCATCGAGCAGATTGAAACCAAGTCGCCCGTTGAACTGATCGCCATCGGCATCGGCCATGACGTCACGCGCTACTACAAGCGCGCCGTCACCATTGTGGATGCCGAACAGCTGGGCGGTGCCATGACCGAAAAGCTGGCCGAGCTATTTGAAGACGACCCCAAGGCCATGAAGGCCCCGCGCCGGTCCGACGGCATGCCCAAGGTACCACCACAGACCGTGCCAACGCCCAAAGCCCCACCTAAAGCAGTGCCCAAGGCGGCACCTGCGGCTAAGTAA
- a CDS encoding DUF3108 domain-containing protein: MTSNQAVFPEVDMEQPAAKAPKRRPVPLHLIAILTAFATLGVAAIAMAAPASAATNPTPASAPADPGQTTHVDIHMDASLGGLNFGSITMQAKLGTTSYSASSTIRTEGITDHLFKTVYNLKTEGTRGSKQMQTAKYYSFSHSDDDKQQVDMTYGPNGLPLVAAQPAYDNSARVTATARHLKNSIDPLSAMIVPVATPSAEACNRRIPVYDGRRRYDFVMSFERMSPLEDRKGYSGPAVRCEAYLRPIAGYKRKSIREMRQDPMPITVWLVPVEGADALVPARIEVSTPIGRMVARSTRFTVSKANPSQAALSGQ, translated from the coding sequence ATGACAAGCAATCAAGCCGTTTTTCCTGAAGTGGACATGGAACAACCAGCCGCGAAAGCACCCAAAAGGCGCCCGGTACCCCTCCATCTGATTGCGATTCTGACAGCCTTTGCCACGCTCGGTGTTGCAGCCATTGCCATGGCGGCGCCGGCGTCGGCCGCAACAAACCCGACACCCGCTTCAGCCCCTGCTGATCCAGGCCAGACGACCCATGTCGACATCCACATGGATGCAAGCCTGGGCGGCCTGAACTTTGGCTCGATCACCATGCAGGCAAAGCTTGGAACGACCAGCTACTCCGCAAGCAGCACGATCCGGACCGAGGGCATCACCGATCACCTGTTCAAGACTGTCTACAACCTCAAGACCGAAGGCACCCGCGGCAGCAAACAGATGCAGACCGCAAAGTACTATTCCTTCAGCCACAGCGACGACGACAAGCAGCAGGTCGACATGACCTATGGGCCCAACGGCCTTCCCCTGGTGGCCGCCCAGCCCGCCTATGACAATTCAGCCCGCGTGACCGCGACGGCCCGCCACCTGAAGAACTCCATTGATCCGCTGTCCGCCATGATCGTTCCCGTGGCGACACCGTCGGCAGAAGCCTGCAACCGGCGCATTCCCGTTTATGACGGTCGCCGCCGCTACGACTTCGTCATGTCGTTTGAGCGCATGAGCCCGCTTGAGGATCGCAAGGGCTACTCAGGCCCCGCTGTGCGCTGTGAGGCCTATCTGCGGCCGATCGCCGGCTACAAGCGCAAGTCCATTCGTGAAATGCGCCAGGACCCGATGCCTATCACGGTCTGGCTCGTACCGGTTGAAGGCGCGGATGCTCTGGTACCCGCCCGAATTGAAGTTTCGACGCCGATTGGCCGCATGGTGGCCCGCAGCACGCGATTCACCGTTTCCAAGGCAAATCCAAGCCAGGCAGCCTTGTCCGGCCAATAA
- a CDS encoding esterase-like activity of phytase family protein: protein MSLCRAAPFLVLMAAFLPACAQADDLASDANAGAATSPVSFGQLALNPSDADDTLRAPAGDSTLSYRGGLVVRSDDNAFGGISGLIVSADGSSLMAITDTGYWLTASLMYEANTLSGIGSLTLAPMLDPDGQSVAGNKRQGDAEAMTLLADGRIAVSFERNHRVWAYDVSTDGFEATAQPIIISPDLKDAVNNKGLEALASLPDGSLLAMTEGTMVAEDQIKGWRVSSAATAEVSLRRIAPFDLTDIALLPSGDLLTLERRFSTLGGVGAQIRRIKADALEEGAPLDGDILYRSTAGQTVDNMEGISIRTAPDGRTFVYVVSDDNFNPLQRTLLLMFELHEGATPN, encoded by the coding sequence ATGAGCCTCTGTCGTGCAGCTCCCTTTCTGGTGCTGATGGCAGCGTTTCTGCCTGCCTGCGCGCAGGCGGACGATCTTGCGTCAGATGCAAATGCCGGCGCGGCCACGTCGCCCGTTTCGTTTGGTCAGCTGGCGCTCAATCCCTCCGACGCAGACGACACCCTGCGCGCGCCCGCTGGCGACAGCACATTGTCCTATCGCGGCGGATTGGTGGTGAGGTCTGATGACAATGCGTTCGGCGGCATCTCCGGTCTGATCGTCAGCGCTGATGGCAGCAGCCTGATGGCGATCACTGACACGGGCTACTGGTTGACGGCGTCGCTGATGTACGAAGCCAATACGCTTTCAGGCATTGGGAGCCTGACGCTCGCGCCTATGCTAGACCCTGACGGCCAGTCGGTCGCAGGCAACAAGCGTCAGGGCGACGCCGAAGCTATGACACTTCTGGCGGACGGACGCATCGCGGTCTCTTTCGAGCGCAACCACCGCGTATGGGCCTACGATGTATCAACCGACGGCTTTGAAGCGACGGCGCAGCCGATCATCATCAGCCCCGACCTGAAGGACGCTGTGAACAACAAGGGCCTTGAGGCGCTCGCAAGTCTGCCGGATGGATCCCTGCTTGCGATGACTGAAGGCACGATGGTCGCCGAGGACCAGATCAAAGGCTGGAGGGTCAGCAGTGCGGCAACGGCCGAGGTTAGCCTCAGGCGCATTGCCCCCTTTGATCTCACGGACATCGCGCTACTGCCCTCGGGCGACCTCCTGACGCTGGAGAGACGCTTCAGCACCCTTGGCGGTGTCGGCGCACAGATCCGGCGCATCAAAGCCGACGCGCTTGAGGAGGGCGCTCCGCTGGACGGAGACATCCTCTATCGCTCAACGGCAGGTCAGACGGTGGACAATATGGAGGGTATCTCCATCCGGACGGCGCCGGATGGCAGAACGTTTGTGTATGTGGTTTCAGACGACAACTTCAATCCGCTGCAGCGGACTCTATTGCTCATGTTTGAGTTGCACGAGGGCGCGACGCCGAACTAG
- a CDS encoding DUF3108 domain-containing protein: MAWTFATRDTERSDRASVLATRQMPGTVTGTRILASAALASALLSAPLAAATQPGAEPEAQSELPVIAETSSTIEPITLVYEFYAAGFHLATVETSATLSNEAYEISTKGQSSGIADSLIRARFESSAVGALTSDGPTPKSFRNFSDTRFGVRELEMTRATDGTFDVTAEPELEPHQAAALRSGLADGTVDPLTASLYSALRPANTTCTEKVRVFDGRRVFALAYSRKGTEILSPVDESFFTGNAIKCNLRYLPLAGQTREWKLEQAKNPTPPIELWMAEFKRPNEDSDVVIPVRMKLQSDWGTAVAHLTSVTMGGKVLNQASLQPAQ, encoded by the coding sequence ATGGCGTGGACTTTTGCAACGCGGGACACTGAACGCTCAGACCGAGCATCTGTTCTGGCCACCCGACAAATGCCTGGCACTGTGACCGGCACGCGTATCCTGGCATCTGCTGCACTCGCAAGCGCGCTGCTATCAGCGCCGCTCGCAGCCGCCACACAGCCGGGTGCAGAACCTGAAGCGCAATCCGAACTGCCGGTCATTGCGGAGACCAGCAGCACCATTGAGCCCATCACACTGGTGTATGAGTTTTACGCAGCCGGGTTCCACCTTGCGACTGTGGAAACCAGTGCGACGCTCTCCAATGAGGCTTATGAGATTTCCACTAAGGGCCAATCATCAGGCATTGCCGACAGTCTCATCAGAGCCCGTTTTGAATCGAGTGCCGTGGGCGCACTTACAAGCGATGGGCCGACACCCAAAAGCTTCCGCAACTTCTCCGACACGCGGTTTGGTGTGCGTGAACTGGAGATGACGCGCGCGACAGACGGCACGTTTGATGTGACAGCCGAGCCGGAGCTTGAACCACATCAGGCCGCGGCCCTGCGGTCCGGCCTCGCGGACGGCACCGTGGACCCTCTGACTGCCAGCCTCTACTCGGCTCTGCGCCCCGCAAATACAACGTGCACCGAAAAAGTCCGCGTGTTTGACGGCCGTCGCGTGTTTGCGCTGGCCTATTCGCGCAAGGGAACAGAGATCCTGAGCCCCGTGGACGAGTCGTTTTTTACCGGCAACGCCATCAAGTGCAATTTGCGCTACCTGCCGCTTGCGGGCCAAACCCGCGAGTGGAAACTGGAACAGGCAAAAAATCCGACACCACCCATCGAGCTGTGGATGGCTGAGTTCAAACGGCCCAACGAAGACTCTGATGTCGTCATCCCGGTCCGCATGAAACTGCAAAGCGATTGGGGCACTGCAGTGGCCCACCTCACCTCGGTGACCATGGGCGGCAAAGTGCTCAACCAGGCCAGCCTGCAGCCTGCCCAGTAG
- a CDS encoding J domain-containing protein, translating to MSSWDKYKDFVKVPPRSRNAAEEAAAARRARKHDCAWPNCDKEGKHKAPTDKASTGDARRYRWLCAEHIKEFNKSWNYFEGMTDADVRRFQKEASTGHRPTWSIGSNRGAAAASKFGFVGSEADPTVYDPHGFAVDGGTTKTDGKARRRLRPKEGKALATLGLDGEATANEIKAKYKRLVKKHHPDANGGDRSTEDRFRSVLEAYNYLKSTGYL from the coding sequence ATGAGTTCCTGGGACAAATACAAAGACTTCGTCAAGGTGCCACCCCGCTCGCGCAATGCGGCCGAGGAGGCTGCAGCCGCCCGACGCGCCCGCAAACACGACTGCGCGTGGCCAAACTGCGACAAGGAAGGCAAGCACAAAGCCCCAACGGACAAAGCCTCAACGGGCGATGCCCGCCGCTACCGTTGGCTGTGCGCGGAGCACATCAAGGAATTCAACAAGTCCTGGAACTATTTTGAGGGCATGACGGACGCTGATGTCCGGCGGTTCCAGAAAGAAGCTTCAACCGGCCACCGCCCGACCTGGAGCATCGGCTCCAACCGGGGCGCGGCTGCGGCCAGCAAGTTCGGCTTTGTCGGATCAGAGGCCGACCCGACCGTATATGACCCCCATGGATTCGCTGTTGATGGCGGCACCACAAAGACCGACGGCAAGGCTCGCCGCCGCCTGCGCCCCAAGGAAGGTAAGGCCCTTGCCACGCTAGGCCTTGACGGAGAGGCCACTGCGAACGAGATCAAGGCTAAGTACAAGCGGTTGGTCAAAAAGCATCACCCCGATGCCAATGGGGGTGACCGGTCCACAGAGGACCGTTTCCGTAGCGTCCTTGAGGCCTACAACTACCTGAAATCAACAGGTTACCTCTAA
- a CDS encoding DUF3108 domain-containing protein — protein sequence MRALAIAAVLTGGLMPMTAQAAVTIDYVMYVGGAKIGTMSLAADVDPQRYQLETQIKTEEVAGATEDATLTLFAAGAQEDKSVKPQIFTSDYVNAGGQSSQLQITFNETGPASVLALPPPQKKPGTLSDFHKKGALDPVSALLALAASGGATPCGTTVPVFDGWRRFDITVAYGGETTIEADEGYSGPAHKCEGRLTPVAGYSAKAMTELKEDPQKVEVWLAPMESAGFLVPVRIIAPTPYGGAVIRSTAIRED from the coding sequence ATGCGAGCACTAGCGATAGCAGCCGTGCTGACAGGTGGGCTGATGCCAATGACGGCACAGGCCGCGGTCACCATCGACTACGTGATGTATGTCGGTGGGGCCAAGATCGGCACCATGTCCCTGGCCGCAGACGTGGACCCACAGCGCTATCAGCTTGAAACACAGATCAAGACCGAAGAAGTCGCCGGCGCCACGGAAGATGCAACGCTGACGCTCTTCGCGGCAGGCGCGCAGGAAGACAAATCTGTCAAACCTCAGATTTTCACGTCTGACTATGTGAACGCAGGTGGCCAGTCGAGCCAGCTTCAGATCACTTTCAACGAGACGGGCCCCGCAAGCGTGCTGGCCCTGCCTCCCCCCCAGAAGAAGCCCGGCACACTGTCGGATTTCCACAAGAAGGGCGCCCTCGACCCGGTCAGTGCCCTGCTGGCTCTGGCAGCGTCTGGCGGCGCGACGCCTTGCGGCACAACTGTGCCCGTTTTCGACGGGTGGCGCCGGTTTGACATCACCGTTGCCTATGGCGGCGAGACCACCATTGAGGCAGATGAAGGCTATTCCGGCCCCGCGCATAAATGTGAAGGGCGGTTGACCCCGGTTGCAGGCTATAGTGCCAAGGCAATGACCGAGTTGAAGGAAGACCCGCAAAAGGTCGAAGTCTGGCTCGCACCCATGGAATCTGCCGGATTCCTTGTGCCCGTCCGCATTATTGCCCCCACGCCTTATGGTGGTGCGGTGATCCGAAGCACGGCCATTCGCGAAGACTAA